The sequence CGACGTTGTGCAGTCGGGGGGCTATTCCTAAACTGGATGTGTAGATAAATGGGCGGATGTAAAAAGATTTTGTGGGCTGATTTTTTTGGACAAAATCAGTGATGACTTGTTGGATTTTGTCGGCGGGTAAATCGCAGTTGAGGAATCTGGCACTTTGACTTAATCTTTGACAGTGGCGGTCTAATCTAAATAGTAAGATGCGATCGCCATTTTGGGGGTCGGGAATTCCCCGCAACCCACCTAAAACTCCGGTTCCGTAGTGCAGGGCGTGGGTGGCTATGGAGATTTTGGCGTCGGTAAATGGGAGAAATTGGTTTTGAAAGTAGGCTATTGGGAGAAAACTATCCATGATTCAGGCTGGCGATGAGTTTGGCAGTCCGCGAGGAATGGTGATTTTGGTTATATTACCATAAGTTATACGATTTTAGATTTTAGATTTTGGATTTTAGATTGATAATGACTCATGAACTATGGTTGTGAGATTGTCTGTTGTTGGATTTTTTTTAACTGCAATGAGTATTCTGTTGTTAAGCTGTTGCACGTTTGAATTTTATCCTTGGGACGGGCAGATTTTATTCTTGGGGCGGGCAAGATTTTATCCTTGGGGCGGGCAAGATGCCCACCCCACAAAATTTTTATTTTTTTTATAGTCAATGAAATTAAAAATCTAATAGTTGGAATTGAGCGATCGAATAATAATGTAAATATTGGTCATTGTGGTTGATAATTGTTTTTTAAAGAGTGCGATTCTCTGCGAGGACTGCGCTAACGACTGCGAGTAAAAATTAACTAAGGGTCAACTATGGCACGTAAATGTTTTATCATTGAAATGGGGATGGGTATCGACCAACACGGGCAGGAACCTACGGTGGCGGCGGCTAGGGCTGTACGAAATGCGATCGCCCATAATGCTCTCTTAGGCGTCTGGGAAGTGGCGGGTTTGACTGACCCGAATCAGATGATTGTAGAGGTAAAGGTGGCTGTTCCGTATCCGGAACAAGTGCGACACGACGACGTTTTGGCGGTGCTGCCTTTTGGTAGCAAGACTCTAATTGTGGAACAAGGGGGGATGGTTGTGCCAGGAAGGGCGATCGCCTCTCTGAATGATAAAAATGATGAAATGTTAATCGCTGTGGCGGCTGTGACTGTTTTTGTGGAGACTGAGGACTAATTTTTAGGTGTTTGAATAAATCCGGGTTAAAGTGCGATCGCCCGTGAGAACATTATGATTAATTTAGCCTAAATTTAGCAGCAGCAAAAATCAAGTCCGATCGCACTTGCACGCGATCGGACTTGGGCTAATATTACGGCTGGCTGACATCTGCCAACATTTGGTTAACCATTTGCAAGTGCGCCTGAAGGTTGGGCAATTTTTGGGTAGCCCAAGCCTTCAACTGGGGATCTTGTCCTTGTTGAGATTGAGCCTTAAACAAAGTAATAGCCTGATTGTGACTGTCGATCATCGCCTGCTTGTAAGCTTTGTCAAAACTTGTACCGGAGAGTCCCGAAAGTCGATCGCTCACAGCTTTGTTCTGGCTGCTCATCTGCTTGGGTACTTCAACACCTTTTTGCATTGCTAACTGCATCAATTCTTGATTTACCTGCGTGTGTTCCGCAACCATTTCTTGCCCGTATTG comes from Microcoleus sp. bin38.metabat.b11b12b14.051 and encodes:
- a CDS encoding Lin0512 family protein encodes the protein MARKCFIIEMGMGIDQHGQEPTVAAARAVRNAIAHNALLGVWEVAGLTDPNQMIVEVKVAVPYPEQVRHDDVLAVLPFGSKTLIVEQGGMVVPGRAIASLNDKNDEMLIAVAAVTVFVETED